A genomic region of Streptococcus suis contains the following coding sequences:
- a CDS encoding ATP-dependent nuclease gives MKIKKINVQNYRLLKDFSLELKSELSLIVGKNNCGKTSVLSVLEKIINKSSSLTWEDINLHHRKVIFENIKKVSDTPDSELEPILGINLQIWIQYSEEDSYQNIQPFMMDLNPDNNFIILEFSYIIPIQKLRDLNNKISDFIDDFSSFESFMKKNMSEFFDMQVFSLGYDPATQKLTEEKSDLLEMKDIHKVIKVKGISASREVSNKENNRSLSKTSNLFYKSNNGDDIDNAAKNLLQSAIIEADEALTKAYSGDGNSKGIFTQVFERVKRFGGSDGEAELAIYSSLSEKDIISNNTTLYYRHDGSLLPETYNGLGYLNLYGMIFEIETLMSDIKNKPADINLVYIEEPESHTHPQLQYVFIKNIKDLLAEHVEELKRKGNTYDIQSLITTHSSHIVSDCDFNDLIYFKRNNGTATAKAFNSLKEEYGIDRLGYKFVKQYLTLNSSELFFADKVICIEGDTERILLPTMMQKVDIANPIKQNSNIMPLLSQNISIIETGAHSQVFRKLFEFLGIKVLIITDIDSTKEEEITDKNGRVRTVNKSCAPIDGTHISNNSIIDFFGKDNLKSDAKTQFELVAEKQKDEKCIGNFRIAYQIPEDDNGYQPASFEDAFIGLNKEFIIKRKDGLIEYEALENFDDGEIEDFYKFARNKVNKKSAFASSLLYFEDEKNTWKVPKYISEGLLWLREQ, from the coding sequence ATGAAAATAAAAAAAATTAATGTTCAAAATTATCGTCTATTGAAGGATTTTTCTTTAGAGTTGAAGAGTGAATTGTCATTAATTGTTGGAAAAAACAATTGCGGTAAAACATCAGTTTTATCTGTATTGGAAAAGATAATCAATAAAAGTTCTAGTTTAACCTGGGAAGATATAAATTTACATCATAGAAAAGTAATTTTTGAAAATATAAAAAAGGTCTCAGATACCCCTGACTCGGAATTAGAGCCTATTTTAGGAATAAACCTTCAAATTTGGATTCAGTACTCAGAAGAAGATTCTTATCAAAACATCCAGCCATTTATGATGGATTTAAATCCTGATAATAATTTTATCATTCTTGAATTTTCGTATATAATTCCTATTCAAAAACTCCGTGACTTAAATAACAAGATTAGTGACTTCATAGATGATTTTTCAAGTTTTGAGTCATTTATGAAGAAAAATATGAGTGAATTTTTCGATATGCAAGTTTTTTCACTAGGGTACGATCCTGCTACTCAAAAATTGACGGAAGAAAAGTCTGATTTACTTGAAATGAAAGACATTCATAAAGTTATTAAAGTAAAAGGAATTAGTGCAAGTCGCGAAGTATCAAATAAGGAAAATAACCGTTCGTTATCTAAAACATCAAATCTATTTTATAAATCAAATAATGGTGATGATATTGATAATGCTGCAAAAAATTTACTTCAATCTGCAATTATAGAGGCAGATGAAGCTTTAACCAAAGCGTATAGTGGGGATGGTAACAGCAAAGGGATTTTTACTCAGGTATTTGAACGAGTAAAAAGATTTGGTGGAAGTGATGGTGAGGCAGAACTAGCAATTTATTCGTCTCTGTCTGAAAAAGATATTATAAGTAATAATACAACACTATATTATAGACACGATGGTAGTTTGTTGCCAGAAACCTATAATGGATTGGGGTATTTAAATCTATACGGAATGATTTTTGAAATTGAGACTTTAATGTCAGATATAAAAAATAAACCTGCTGATATTAATTTGGTTTATATTGAGGAGCCAGAGTCGCATACACACCCACAATTGCAATATGTTTTTATCAAGAATATAAAAGATTTATTAGCAGAACATGTAGAGGAGCTTAAAAGAAAAGGTAATACATACGACATCCAGTCTTTAATTACAACTCACTCATCGCATATTGTATCTGATTGTGATTTTAATGATTTAATTTATTTTAAGCGCAATAATGGTACTGCCACAGCAAAGGCTTTTAATTCTTTAAAAGAAGAATATGGTATAGATAGACTTGGATATAAATTTGTGAAGCAATATCTTACTCTTAATAGTAGTGAATTATTTTTCGCTGATAAAGTGATCTGTATTGAGGGTGATACGGAAAGAATTTTACTGCCAACGATGATGCAAAAGGTGGATATAGCTAATCCGATAAAACAAAATTCAAATATAATGCCATTACTTTCTCAAAACATTTCAATCATTGAAACAGGTGCTCATTCACAAGTATTTAGGAAACTATTTGAATTTTTAGGAATTAAAGTACTAATTATTACGGACATAGACAGTACGAAGGAAGAAGAAATAACGGATAAAAATGGAAGAGTGCGTACTGTTAATAAATCTTGTGCTCCTATAGACGGTACTCATATTAGTAATAACTCTATCATAGATTTTTTTGGAAAAGATAATTTGAAATCTGATGCAAAGACTCAATTTGAATTAGTGGCTGAAAAACAAAAAGATGAAAAATGCATTGGGAATTTTCGAATTGCATATCAAATTCCTGAAGATGACAACGGTTATCAGCCTGCTAGTTTTGAGGATGCCTTTATCGGTTTAAATAAAGAATTCATTATTAAACGAAAAGATGGTCTTATTGAATATGAAGCTTTAGAAAATTTTGATGATGGTGAGATAGAAGATTTCTATAAATTTGCTAGGAATAAAGTGAACAAAAAATCTGCATTTGCATCCAGTTTATTATATTTTGAAGATGAGAAAAATACTTGGAAAGTTCCTAAATATATTTCAGAGGGGTTATTATGGTTGAGAGAACAATAG